In the Triticum dicoccoides isolate Atlit2015 ecotype Zavitan unplaced genomic scaffold, WEW_v2.0 scaffold170437, whole genome shotgun sequence genome, TCCATTATCTTGTGTTCCATGAATTTCCCTCAGGTACTACTAATCTATCAAATGCAGTTGCGTAGGTAGACACGTCATAAACACCAAGAAAAGCTAGTGTTATATAAACACCAAGAAGAGCTACGCAGAACAATCAAGAAACAATACATGGAGCTTAACGTAGTGCAAGCCATGGCAGCTGTCCTCATGGTGCTAGTAACCACGAGAGCGCTATGGTATCTGCTTTGGAGGCCGTATGCCGTGGCCAGGTGGTTCCGACGGCAGGGCATCAGAGGTCCGCCTTACAATCTCCTGGTTGGGTCCCTGCCGGAGTGCCAGAAGATGATTGTCGCCGGGAGAGCCAAGGATCTGGACACCATCTCCCACGACTGCATCACTACCGTGCAACCCTTCTTCCAGAAATGGGCCTCCATGTATGGTAATTACTTGAATATTGTCTCTACTCTCTACCTACCTACTCAATCACTATAGCCTACAAGTGTGTGCATTATTATATATAAATCGTGTATGTACAATAATCAGGAAAAACATTCCTATACTGGCTGGGGCCGACACCAGCACTGTGCTCTACGGACATGGAGCTGGTGAAGAAAGTGTTAACCGACAGGACGGACATGTTCCAAAAAGACTACTCAAATCCTAGCCTGGAAGCGGTTCTGGGGAATGGGGTTGTATTTGCAAACGGACACGACTGGAAGCGGCGGCGCAAATTCATCCACCCGGCTTTCAACCAAGAGAAGATCAAGGTTACTTCGTaccaatttttattttatttttatttctatttttgaaCATACTGGAACGACGTTGGTTTGTTCGCAAATCTCAAGAGGGTGTTTGTGTTCACAGTCCATGTCAGCAATAACGTTGGAGTGCACACAGCAGACAATGGAACGGTGGCGCAACAGGCAGCAAGCCGAGATAGACATGATGCACGACTCCGACGAGATAGCCATGAGTGTCATTGCGAGAGTGATGTTGGG is a window encoding:
- the LOC119344487 gene encoding cytochrome P450 709B2-like, producing the protein MELNVVQAMAAVLMVLVTTRALWYLLWRPYAVARWFRRQGIRGPPYNLLVGSLPECQKMIVAGRAKDLDTISHDCITTVQPFFQKWASMYGKTFLYWLGPTPALCSTDMELVKKVLTDRTDMFQKDYSNPSLEAVLGNGVVFANGHDWKRRRKFIHPAFNQEKIKSMSAITLECTQQTMERWRNRQQAEIDMMHDSDEIAMSVIARVMLGKCYKEAWEVFIAGKEQLKLATYAFAEPPVPGLWYLPTRRNRRAWYLDKLVKHKISQIIEARLASGVYEDDLLGQMLQLQLQTCSSGSTETLSTEEMVGECRTFFAAGYETSASLITWAMFLLASYPRWQEMVREEVVR